The Vulcanimicrobium alpinum sequence GCTTTTCCGGGGGCAACGCGATGACCGCGCACTACGAGATCGTCAGCACCGGGATGACCGGTCATGCCGAATCGGTCGAGATCACCTACGACCCCGCGCAGATCTCGTACGCGCAACTGCTCGACGTGTACTTCGCCGTCGCGCACGATCCGACGGAGCTCAACCGGCAAGGCCCCGACGACGGCCCGCAGTACCGCTCGTCGATCTTCTACACGTCCGACGAACAGCGCCGCGTCGCCGAGCAGACGATCAAGAAGCTCACCGACGAGAAGACGTTTCGCGCTCCGATCGTCACCAAGGTCGTGAAGTTCACCGCCTTCTATCCGGCGGAGTCGTACCATCAGCACTTCGCCGAACGCAATCCCGACAACGGCTACATCGTCTTCAACGACAAGCCGAAACTCGAAGCGTTGCGCAAGCGCTATCCGCAGCTGCTCAAAGCGAACGCGGTGGCGCTTCGGCTGACGAAGTCGTAGCTGCGCGCCACGCGGCGAGCAGCGCGCGCTCGCGCTCCGGCGCGAGCGAGGCGCGCCGCGCGCCGCTGCGCCGTTCCCAAGCCAGCGTCGCCGCGAGCGTCGCGTCGATCGGGGTGAAGCGCAGTCCGGCGGCGATTGCGGCCTCGCACGAGACCCGGTCGAGCAGCGTGTCGCCCGGGACCCACAGCGGGAGCTCGATCCACGGATCGACGCCCTGCGCGAGGAGAAACGCCTCGTCGCCGGCGTCGATGAAGCGCGCGCGGAACGTCCCCGGTGCAGGCGCGAGGACGTCGCCGCCCGCGGCGAGCCGCCGCACCCAGTAGCCGAAGCGGTCCGTGTGATCGTCGGGTCCGACGATCAGGCCGGGTCGGACGATCAGCGCGCGCTCGCCCCAGCGTCGCACCACCTCGTCCTCGCAGCCGGCCTTCATCTCGCCGAACAGCTCCGGCGTATAGGGCGGCTCCGGCGCCGGAAGCTGCCGCCGCGCCGCCGTTTCGGAGAGCGCGTCGTCGCCGCCGACGCTGACGCTGCTGATGAACGCGTAGCAGCCGGCCCGCTCGCGCAGGTGCCGGCCGAGGCAGCGACGTCGCGGGCTGATAGCCGCACAGGTCCACCACCGCGTCCCAGCGGCCCTCGAGCCGGTCGAGATCGCGCGCGCGGTCGCCCAGGATCTCGCGGACGCCCGCGTTCGGGTTCGGCGTCTGGCCGCGATGGAAAACGGTGACGTCCCAGCCGCGCCCGAGCGCCTCGGCGGCGATCCGCCGCCCGAGAAATCGGGTGCCGCCGATCAGGAGAAGCCGGACGGTGGGCAATGTGGACAACTCCGTGGACGCAGGCACGTTTCAACCCTTCGAAGATGGGGACGACGCCCGCGATTGCGCCCCCCGGCGCCCGGTGGAAAAGCGGGTCAGAAGAGCCGCTGCTGGCCGCCGGTCGCGATGATCTCCGCGCAGATCGCGCGCGCCTCGTCGACCGAGGCGACCTCGGTCCGCACGAACAGCTTGCGCCAATAGGCCTTCCCCGAGAGTTTCGCGATCAGGTCGGAAGCGAGACGGGCGTCGACGGTACGCCCCATCAGCCGGATGCGCACCGTCGGTGCCGATCCGCCTGTCCCCAGCGGCAGACGGTGGATCAACTGCTCCTGCGAATCGCTCCAGACCGCGTCGCCGTAGCGCGAGCGCAGCGCCGCCTCGCACTGCGCGAACGTGCTCAGATCGCGTTCCGCGTTGAACTCGGCGGCGAGGCCGTAGACGGTGTGCCGTTCGCGCAGCGCGCGCACGCCCTCGTCGTCGAGCTCGCGGATGTCGTCGATCACCCGGAAATCGTCCCAGGCGAGAAACGTTTCGATCGCGTCGAGCGCGCGCGGATCGGGCCACAGCACGCGCAGCACGTCGCCGAGCACGCGTTCGAACGCGCGCGTCGTGTGGTGAAAGTAGACGGTCGCGAACATCATGTAGCGCGCGAGAACGAACGATTCCAGCGCGACGACGCCGCGGCCGTCGACGCCGAGCTGCGGACGTCCGTCGACCTCGAGGATCCGCAGCGACGCGATGAGCTGCGCCGCGTCGTACGTTCCGCCGGCGACGCCGGTGAAGTACGCGTCGCGCAGCAGGTAGTCCATCCGGTCCGCGTCGAGATTCGGGCCGCTCACCAATTCGCGCAACACGGGGTCGGCATCGTGCGCGCCGACGATGAGGCCGAGCACCGCGTCGGGATCGACGTCGATCGCCGCGAGCGCGTCGCGGATCTCCGCACCCGCGAGGATCGCCGCCGTTCGCTGCTCGTGGCGCACGCCGAGGACGGCTTCGCATGCGTGCGAGAACGGACCGTGACCGAGATCGTGCAGCAGCAGGCTCGCGCGCAGCAGGCGGCGCTGGTCGGCGAACGCGCGCTCCGACGCGAAAGCCTCCGGCGAGTGCGCGCGCAGCGCATCGAACACGCGCGTCCCGATCGCCAGGGCGCCGAGCGCGTGCGAGAACCGCGAATGTTCGGCCGACGGGAACGCCAGGTACGCGAGGCCGAGCTGCCGCAAGCGGCGCAGCCGCTGCACCGCCGGCGCGGCGAGCAGCGCGACCTCCCCGCCGTCGAGTTCGATGAAGCCGTGGACCGGGTCGTAGATCCGTTTCGGTTTCAGCGTGCCGGACGTGTGAACGATGGCGTCCTCCCGCGTCCGCTGTGCACCGCCGCCGGAGGCTTTACCTCTCCCGCTTCGCGCGGCGATAGCGTCCCGGCGTCGTGCCGAGCACGGTGCGGAACGTGCGCGTGAAGTGGCTCTGATCGACGAAGCCGCTGTCCGCGGCGATCGCCGCGAGCGGCGCGTCCGTTTCGACGAGTGCGCGGCACGCCTGCTGGACGCGCAGGGCCGTCACGTGGTCGCCGAGGGTGCGTCCGCGCAAGCGGCGGAACGCGCGCGCGAGATGGGTCGGATGCACGCCAGCATTCGCGGCCAGCGCGCGCAGATCGAACGTTCGCTCGGGCGCGGCGGCGACCGCGTCTTCGACGCCGCGCAGCCACGGCGGCTCCTTGGCCTCGAGCGTGCGCGCGGCGTCGCCGGCGATCGACCCGCACAGATCATACAGCAGCGATTCGACCGCCGCATCCGAGGCCGCCGCACCGAGCAGATACTCCCGATGCAGCCGCACCGCGAGCCACACCGCCTCCTCGCCGTGCAGTTGGTGCAGTTCGACCGTCGCGTCCCCGGCGCCGGCGATCGTCTCCACCAACGCGGGTCCGAACTCGATCATGAAGAGCCGCGTGCCGTCTCCCATCTCGTCGGAATGCGACGTGCGCGGCGGATGATACGCGGTCGTGAACGGACCGTACTCGATCGTCGTCGCCGCGGACGTCTCGCGGTAGCGGCCTTCGAGCAGCAGGCTCGCGTACGCCGCTTCGTGCACGTGCTCGTCGCAGATCCGCGCGCGCTCGTGCACGACTTCGGAGAGGATCGCGCCGCAGCGTGCGAGCGACCGCGTCTCACCGTAAAGAACTCCCGCGGCGAGCGACCGCGCCGTCATGCCGGCCGCGGAGGCTCCGGACGCTCGGTGCGCACGAACTCCATGTATGACGCGACCCGGTCGGCAACCTCGCGCCCGTGGAACCGCTCCACGACGTGCAGGTCGAGATTGATTCCCGACGTCAGCCCGCCGGCGCTGCACACGTTCTCCGCGTCGACGAAGCGCGGGCCGCGCACCAGCGTGACGTTGGGAAATTGCTTCGCGAACGCGTCGTAGAATTCGTGATGCGTGGTCGCCTGCTTGCCGTCGAAGAGCCCCGCTTGCGCGACCTTGAACGCGCCGGTGCAGACCGACATGACCAGCGCGTGCGGCGCCTGAGCCTGCAGCCACGCTGTCAGGCCCGGGGAGCCGCGCTGGGCGCCGACGACGACCACGTCGGGCTGCGGCGCGTCGGCGAACGTGAAGCGCGGCAGCATGCCGAGTCCCGCGGTTGCGGCGACGGCGTCACGCGCATCGCTCACCAAGAAAGGGAGGAAGGCGCCGTCGTCGTCACGGCCCGCGAGCGGCGTGTCTTGAAACACTTCCCACGGGCCCGCGACGTCCATGACGTTCGCGCCCGCGGTGACGGCGATCGCGACGAGCCGTTGTCCGGGCCGGAGCTGCGCGCGCGCCGCGTCGGACGACTCGGCGGCACCGGCCGGCGACGCCGCGGCGAGCGCGGACAGCGTCGCGGCCGCGGCGCCGGTTGACGAGAGAAAGTCGAATCGTTTCATGCCTCGATCGTAGCGCCGATCGGCCGCCGGGGCTTGCACCACATTAGCACGGCGGGCCCGTGACAGGGGGCGTCGAACGTGTCGGCCGTGCGCGTTGACGACGGCGTCAAGCGGGAGATTCTCGCACGCACCGATATCGGCGAGGTGATCGGGGCGTACGTCAGCCTGCGCAAACGCGGGAACGACCTGGTCGGGTTGTGTCCGTTCCACGGCGAGAAATCACCGTCGTTCCACGTCCACCCGGACCGCGGTTTCTTCAAGTGCTTCGGCTGCGGCGTCGGCGGCGACGTCTTCACGTTCGTCCAGAAACACGAGAACGTCGGCTTCCCCGACGCCCTGCGGATGCTCGCGAAGCGCGTCGGCGTCGAGATCGAGAACGAGGATCCGCGCGCCGCGCGCGTGCGCAGCGAACGCGAGGCGATCTATCACGCCAACGACATCGCGCGCACGTGGTTTCACCGCATGCTGCTCGACGGACGGATCGGTGCAGCGGCGCGCGCCTATTGCGAGCAGCGCGGGATCACGGCGGCGACGATCGAAGCGTTCGCGCTCGGGTTCGCGCCCGACGGCTGGGACGGGCTCGTCGACGAATTGCGCCGCAACGGCGTCGACCTCGAGCTTGCGGCGAAGGCCGGCCTGCTCAAGCCCAGCCAGCGCGGCGGGTTCTACGATTTCTACCGCAACCGGCTGATGATCCCGACGCTGGCGACCACCGGCGAGACGATCGCCTTCGGCGGCCGCGCGCTCGGCGATGCGGAGCCGAAGTATCTCAACACGTCGACGACGCCGGTGTACACGAAGGGCCGCTATCTCTTCGCGCTCAACGTCGCGCGCCGCGCGGCCGCACGCGAAGATACGGCGATCGTCGTCGAGGGCTATCTCGACTGCATCGCGGTGCATCAGGCGGGCTTCACCAACGCGGTTGCGGCGCTCGGCACCGCGTTCACGCCCGAGCAGGCGCGCGAGCTGCGCAAGGTCGCGAGCCGCGCCATTCTGTGTTTCGATGCCGACGCGGCCGGGGTCGAAGCATCGCTGAAATCGATCGACGTGCTGGCGACGGAGGGGATCGCGGCGTTCGCGATCCGTGTCCCGGGCGCGAAGGATCCCGACGAGTTCATCCGCGCCAACGGCGCCGACGCGTTCCGCGCGCTGCTCGACAAACCGCTGACCGCGACGCAGGTGAAGATCGACGCCGAGATCGAGCGGCGCGGCAACCGCATGGAACGTGGTGCGCTGGCGCGCTGGGCCGAGGAGACGATCCGCCGCCTCTCGTCGCCGGCCGAATACGACCGCTGGCGCACGTACGCCGCCGGACGGCTCGATCTCGACCCCGACGACCTGCGCCGTGCGCGGCTGATGGTGGAGACGGGGCACTTCACCCGCGGCGCGGGGACGAACGGTTCGCGCCACGTCGTACCGGGGACGATCGAGAAGCCGACCTTCGAACGGGAGGTGCTCTCGATCGTGCTCGACGAGCCGGCCCTGATCGCCGAGTACGCCGAGCGCATCCCGCCGGAACGGTTCGGTTCCGAGCGGTTCCGGCGCGTGTGGGACGCGCTGCGGACGCACGCCGGCTCGCTCGCGCAACCTTCCGACGTGTTCGCCGTGTTTGCAGGAGATGATGACGCGGCGGCTACGCTCGCGTCGGTCTCGGGAGCGGTTCGGTTGGCTGATTCCGACGACCGGCGAGCGAAGTTGGATCGCGTCGTTGCGCGTTTCGCGCGCGACGACGCCGAACGCCGCTATCGCGAGCTTGACGGGGAGATGACGCGGCTTTTCGAGGCCGACCGTCCGATTCCGGACATGCTTCGGGCCGAGCTCAACGCACTCTCCTCACAACTGAAAAAAGGATAACCCCTCGGGAGAACCTTACTTGTCCGCTTCGGACACTTCGGAAAGGGGGTGATGACCAGATGGCACGCACGAAAAAATCCGCCGGCGAAAACGCCGAGACACCGCAGCTCTCGCTCGACGAGCAGATCAAAAAACTGCTCGAAAAAGGCAAGAAGCGCGGCACGCTGACCTACGAAGAGATCAACGCCGTCTTCGACAACGTCGAAGACGTCGCGCCGGAGCGCATGGACGATCTCCTCGAAGAGATCGCGTCGCTCGGGATCGAGATCGTCGAAGAACAGGCCAAAGACGAGAAGCCCTCGGACGACGGAGAAAAAGAAGAAGAAGGGATTCCGGCTGGTCTCGCCCTCGACGATCCGGTCCGGATGTATCTCAAAGAGATCGGCCGCGTCCCGCTCTTGTCGATGGACGACGAGCGCCGCCTCGCGATGTCGATCGAAGCCGGCGAAAAAGAAGCGCTCAAGAACGGCACCGCCGACAACCGCATCGTCCTCGACGGCGAAGAATCGAAGCGCAAGCTCACCGAAGCGAACCTTCGTCTGGTCGTCTCGATCGCGAAGAAGTACGTCGGCCGCGGCATGCTCTTTCTCGACCTGATCCAGGAAGGGAATTTGGGCTTGATCCGTGCGGTCGAGAAGTTCGATTACCGCAAGGGCTACAAGTTCTCGACGTACGCCACATGGTGGATCCGCCAGGCGATCACCCGCGCGCTCGCCGACCAGGCGCGCACGATCCGCATCCCGGTCCACATGGTCGAGACGATCAACCGTCTGATCAAGATCAGCCGCCAGCTGCTGCAAGAGCTGGGCCGCGATCCCACGGTCGAAGAGATCGCCAACGAGATGGGGCTGACCCCGGAGAAGGTCCGCGAAGTCATCAAGATCTCGCAGGAGCCGATCTCGCTCGAGACGCCGATCGGCGAAGAAGAAGACTCGCACCTTGGCGACTTCATCGAAGATCAGGAAGCCGTCGCGCCGGCCGAAGCCGCCTCCGTCATGCTCCTCAAAGAGAAGATGCAGGACGTGCTCAAGAACCTCACCGAGCGCGAGCGCAAGGTGCTGGTCTTACGCTTCGGTCTCGAAGACGGCCACCAGCGCACGCTGGAAGAAGTCGGCCAGGAGTTCGGGGTCACGCGCGAGCGCATCCGCCAAATCGAAGCGAAGGCACTGCGCAAACTCCGCCACCCCAGCCGCGGCAAAGCCCTCAAAGACTACTGGTCCAACGAATAACGGCGAGGGGCAGCAGCTCAGGGTGACGCCGCCGGCGCCGGCGACGCCAGCTCCTCGCGGCAGGCCACGGAGATCGCGATCACCGTCGGGCTGAGTTTCTGTTCGCGGGCGGCGATGAGATGCTGCTGCAGTTCGAGCGTACCGGCAAGCCGATCCCACACGGTACGGCCGAGCGTCTTCGATGCAACGTACGAGCGCGGATCGAACGTCGGCGTCCCCGACGGCATGTCGAGCCCCGCTGCGCCGATGTAGTCGCCGTTCGCGTCGGGACCGCGCGCCGCGTTGACGACGGCCCCCTTCGGAAGACTGCCCGGCCCCGTGGCGGAGAGACCCGCGGGAAACTCGTTCTGCATCCGGCCGAGCGCGTCGGTATCGAGCGCGCCGTTCATCACGTCGAGCGTTTTGCGCTGCTGCCCGGCGACGGCGGCGATCTGCTCGCCGAGCAGCTGCGCGATCCGATCGTCGTCCGTCTTCGGCGTGTTCGGAAAGCGCTTGCGGTCGGCCAGGAGCGTGTCGATCACCGCGAGATTGTGCGCCATCGCGAGCGACGCGCGCCGCAGATAGAGCTGATCGATCTGCAGCGCATTGTCGGAGCCGGTTCGCTGGTCGTCGGCCATCTTCAGAAACGCGCGATGCCCGGCCCCGACGAGTTCGTCGCTCTTCATCAGGCCGAGCACCATCGGCGCGACGCTGTCGCGTACGGTCGCGCACACGCCCCGCGACCGCACGCGGCCGATCTCCGGCAACGTCGGCGCCGGCGTCTGCGGCGCGGGCGATTGCGCGGTCAGCGCAACGAAGACGAGCGCCCCCGCAGCCGTCACCTTGAGCTTGTCGAGGGGCAGCCCCGAGTGACGAGGCACCGCGCTCACATCGAGTCTTCGCCCTTCCCGGCGCTCGCGCTCGGCTTGACGTTGGGGTTCTTGTCGGCGAACTGACCGAGCGGGTTGGGAATGACCCACACCGACACGTCGTAGATCGCGGGATACAGGAACACGAACGCGACCTGCGATGCGTCCTTCACGGCGCCGGTCGCGACGAGCCCCTCCGCGGTCGGTGAGGTCGAGCCGTTGTTGGCGGCGCCGTACTTCTTCGCGCCGACAGCCTTGCCGTAGAGCAGCGTGCCGCCGGGCCCTTTCTCCACGTAGTGCACGTGCGCGCCGATCGTGTCCCAGCGCGACGCATCGATACCGAAGCGCGTCGGTTTCCCCGTCGACGACTCGGCCTGCGGAACGCTGAAGTCGGCGCCGATCAGCCGGCCTTGCGCGTCGTACCACAACTGCGCGGGATGGCTGGGATCGGTCGTGTCCCAGTATTTCGTATTCACCCAACTGATCGCGCCGGTACGATCTTCGTTGGAATAGCGGACGTAGCCGGCCGCGGTCGCCGCGGCCGTCGTCCCGTAACGCTTCGGAAGATCGGTCATGACCTTCTTAAGAAACGCCGCTTCGGCGGCGTTCGGCGACGGCGCCGGAGTCGGCGACGCTTTTACGGGCATCGCGCCCGTCGGCATCGCCGGCATCGCGGATTGGGCGTCCGCGACCCGGACGCTGCAGCAGAGCGCTCCGATCGCGGCAAGGGCAACGAGACGTCGATTCATGCGCGCGCCGTTCGTGCCGCGGGCTACGGCGCCTTCGTCGGCGAGGCGCCGGGGACGGGAACGCTCGTCGGCGTTGTTGCCGGGATCGGCGTCGCGGTGGGGAGCGGGCGCGCGCGCCCCGGGCTCAGCGGGTGCGGCGGCGCGGTGCGCGCCGGCGTCGGCGTGTAGTACGCAGCCGGCCGGTCCGCCGACAGGGGAAACGGGAACGGGATCCGGATCGTGATCCGGTCGCCGTCGCGGCCGATCTCAGCCTCGGTGGCGGCATCGATCGTCTCGCCGGCGGTGACCGGTGCGACGATCGGCGTGAGGCTGCGGACCGGAAGCAGGCCGGCGTGGATCGTGACGCGGTCGATCGTGATCGACGGAGTCCTTATCCCGGCACTATCGGTGTGGCCCCCGACGATCAGCCGAGCGCGGGTCCCGGCCGGTGCGACGACGATGCCGTCGAGCGTCAGCGCGTCCCGCAGATGGAGGTTCACGGTCGTCCCCTCGCGGGCGTGCGCGTCGAGGCTCCCGTCGGCGATGAAAACGACCGGCGTGCCGGCAGGCAAGCCGTGCTCGGGGCCTTTGGCCGCGGCCATCGTTGCCCCGAAGAGCAGGAAGGCCGTCGCGATGACGGCCGCCCGGCGGGCGTTCCTTGGGATCAGGACGCCTTTTTCTCCGCTTCAGCAGCGGCTGCTTCGGCGGCGGCCTTCTTGCCCTGTTCGA is a genomic window containing:
- the msrA gene encoding peptide-methionine (S)-S-oxide reductase MsrA; this encodes MITRFAALLAALSVLAAPVAAVAAPPVHTEKAVLAGGCFWGMEAVFESLRGVTSVVSGFSGGNAMTAHYEIVSTGMTGHAESVEITYDPAQISYAQLLDVYFAVAHDPTELNRQGPDDGPQYRSSIFYTSDEQRRVAEQTIKKLTDEKTFRAPIVTKVVKFTAFYPAESYHQHFAERNPDNGYIVFNDKPKLEALRKRYPQLLKANAVALRLTKS
- a CDS encoding HD domain-containing protein; this translates as MQRLRRLRQLGLAYLAFPSAEHSRFSHALGALAIGTRVFDALRAHSPEAFASERAFADQRRLLRASLLLHDLGHGPFSHACEAVLGVRHEQRTAAILAGAEIRDALAAIDVDPDAVLGLIVGAHDADPVLRELVSGPNLDADRMDYLLRDAYFTGVAGGTYDAAQLIASLRILEVDGRPQLGVDGRGVVALESFVLARYMMFATVYFHHTTRAFERVLGDVLRVLWPDPRALDAIETFLAWDDFRVIDDIRELDDEGVRALRERHTVYGLAAEFNAERDLSTFAQCEAALRSRYGDAVWSDSQEQLIHRLPLGTGGSAPTVRIRLMGRTVDARLASDLIAKLSGKAYWRKLFVRTEVASVDEARAICAEIIATGGQQRLF
- a CDS encoding helix-turn-helix transcriptional regulator, coding for MTARSLAAGVLYGETRSLARCGAILSEVVHERARICDEHVHEAAYASLLLEGRYRETSAATTIEYGPFTTAYHPPRTSHSDEMGDGTRLFMIEFGPALVETIAGAGDATVELHQLHGEEAVWLAVRLHREYLLGAAASDAAVESLLYDLCGSIAGDAARTLEAKEPPWLRGVEDAVAAAPERTFDLRALAANAGVHPTHLARAFRRLRGRTLGDHVTALRVQQACRALVETDAPLAAIAADSGFVDQSHFTRTFRTVLGTTPGRYRRAKRER
- a CDS encoding DJ-1/PfpI family protein, which codes for MKRFDFLSSTGAAAATLSALAAASPAGAAESSDAARAQLRPGQRLVAIAVTAGANVMDVAGPWEVFQDTPLAGRDDDGAFLPFLVSDARDAVAATAGLGMLPRFTFADAPQPDVVVVGAQRGSPGLTAWLQAQAPHALVMSVCTGAFKVAQAGLFDGKQATTHHEFYDAFAKQFPNVTLVRGPRFVDAENVCSAGGLTSGINLDLHVVERFHGREVADRVASYMEFVRTERPEPPRPA
- the dnaG gene encoding DNA primase; this translates as MRVDDGVKREILARTDIGEVIGAYVSLRKRGNDLVGLCPFHGEKSPSFHVHPDRGFFKCFGCGVGGDVFTFVQKHENVGFPDALRMLAKRVGVEIENEDPRAARVRSEREAIYHANDIARTWFHRMLLDGRIGAAARAYCEQRGITAATIEAFALGFAPDGWDGLVDELRRNGVDLELAAKAGLLKPSQRGGFYDFYRNRLMIPTLATTGETIAFGGRALGDAEPKYLNTSTTPVYTKGRYLFALNVARRAAAREDTAIVVEGYLDCIAVHQAGFTNAVAALGTAFTPEQARELRKVASRAILCFDADAAGVEASLKSIDVLATEGIAAFAIRVPGAKDPDEFIRANGADAFRALLDKPLTATQVKIDAEIERRGNRMERGALARWAEETIRRLSSPAEYDRWRTYAAGRLDLDPDDLRRARLMVETGHFTRGAGTNGSRHVVPGTIEKPTFEREVLSIVLDEPALIAEYAERIPPERFGSERFRRVWDALRTHAGSLAQPSDVFAVFAGDDDAAATLASVSGAVRLADSDDRRAKLDRVVARFARDDAERRYRELDGEMTRLFEADRPIPDMLRAELNALSSQLKKG
- the rpoD gene encoding RNA polymerase sigma factor RpoD; this encodes MARTKKSAGENAETPQLSLDEQIKKLLEKGKKRGTLTYEEINAVFDNVEDVAPERMDDLLEEIASLGIEIVEEQAKDEKPSDDGEKEEEGIPAGLALDDPVRMYLKEIGRVPLLSMDDERRLAMSIEAGEKEALKNGTADNRIVLDGEESKRKLTEANLRLVVSIAKKYVGRGMLFLDLIQEGNLGLIRAVEKFDYRKGYKFSTYATWWIRQAITRALADQARTIRIPVHMVETINRLIKISRQLLQELGRDPTVEEIANEMGLTPEKVREVIKISQEPISLETPIGEEEDSHLGDFIEDQEAVAPAEAASVMLLKEKMQDVLKNLTERERKVLVLRFGLEDGHQRTLEEVGQEFGVTRERIRQIEAKALRKLRHPSRGKALKDYWSNE